A region from the Candidatus Binatia bacterium genome encodes:
- a CDS encoding ATP-grasp domain-containing protein yields MDERRIPPDDPSDEELTTADWKTEYDVTATLEMLGHEVHMLGVGGDLNVIRRTIEEVRPDIVFNLLEDFHDVPIYDQNVVSYLEILRVPYTGCNPRGLMLARDKALSKALLASHRIPVPDYAVFRIGRRVRRPRRLNFPLIVKSLTKEGSEGIAQVSIVDSDEKLAERVRFVHERLGTHAIAERYIDGRELYVGVLGNERLQVFPVWELMFTRLPEGAPRIATERVKWNPAYQEKVGVRTAAAKNLPDELVTRIQRLAKRIYRTLQLSGYARIDLRLDAEGRVYVLEANPNPQIAYGEDFAESAEYAGIQYGALLQRIINLGLRWSPETGG; encoded by the coding sequence ATGGACGAGCGCCGCATCCCGCCCGACGATCCGAGCGACGAGGAGCTGACGACGGCGGACTGGAAGACCGAGTACGACGTCACCGCGACGCTCGAGATGCTCGGTCACGAGGTGCACATGCTCGGCGTCGGCGGTGACCTCAACGTCATCCGCCGCACCATCGAGGAGGTCCGTCCCGACATCGTGTTCAACCTCCTCGAGGACTTCCACGACGTGCCGATCTACGACCAGAACGTCGTCAGCTACCTCGAGATCCTGCGCGTGCCGTACACGGGCTGCAATCCGCGCGGCCTCATGCTGGCGCGCGACAAGGCGCTGTCGAAGGCGCTGCTCGCCTCGCACCGCATTCCGGTGCCGGACTACGCCGTGTTCCGCATCGGGCGCCGCGTGCGGCGTCCGCGCCGGCTCAACTTCCCGCTGATCGTCAAGTCGCTCACCAAGGAAGGCTCCGAGGGCATCGCGCAGGTGTCGATCGTCGACAGCGACGAGAAGCTCGCCGAGCGCGTGCGCTTCGTGCACGAGCGCCTCGGCACGCACGCCATCGCCGAGCGCTACATCGACGGGCGCGAGCTCTACGTCGGCGTGCTCGGCAACGAGCGTCTGCAGGTGTTCCCGGTGTGGGAGCTGATGTTCACGCGCCTCCCGGAGGGAGCGCCGCGCATCGCGACCGAGCGCGTCAAGTGGAATCCGGCGTACCAGGAGAAGGTCGGCGTGCGGACCGCCGCTGCGAAGAACCTGCCGGACGAGCTGGTGACGCGGATCCAGCGCCTCGCGAAGCGCATCTACCGCACGCTGCAGCTCTCGGGGTACGCGCGCATCGACCTGCGCCTCGATGCGGAAGGACGCGTGTACGTGCTCGAGGCGAATCCCAACCCGCAGATCGCGTACGGCGAGGACTTCGCCGAGTCCGCCGAGTACGCCGGCATCCAGTACGGCGCGCTTCTGCAGCGGATCATCAACCTGGGGTTGCGCTGGTCGCCGGAGACTGGCGGCTGA
- a CDS encoding FHA domain-containing protein, translating into MPRRVESGISLRRVAPSGREQTVVLDRPNMSVGRGQGCDVALVTPTASRMHARVWLQDGVWMIMPVDGKTLYANGKRYIDTSVKLEHDMRLRLGDDEFVVVDERAAAAPPPRPGLWARLLRLFSRSRRGR; encoded by the coding sequence TTGCCGAGGCGCGTCGAGTCCGGGATCTCGCTCCGCCGCGTCGCGCCCTCGGGTCGCGAGCAGACGGTGGTGCTCGACCGCCCGAACATGTCGGTCGGCCGCGGGCAGGGCTGCGACGTGGCGCTCGTAACGCCGACCGCGTCGCGCATGCACGCGCGCGTCTGGCTGCAGGACGGCGTCTGGATGATCATGCCGGTCGATGGCAAGACGCTGTACGCCAACGGCAAGCGGTACATCGACACGTCGGTGAAGCTCGAGCACGACATGCGGCTTCGCCTGGGAGACGACGAGTTCGTGGTGGTCGACGAGCGCGCCGCCGCGGCCCCGCCGCCGCGCCCCGGGCTGTGGGCTCGTCTGCTGCGCCTGTTCTCGCGCTCGCGTCGGGGGCGCTGA
- a CDS encoding protein kinase: MAAPKLISRRYEVLELLGQGGMGTVYKVRHTALGSISALKVLPPELMQEPEMVTRFYREARIMANLSHPNIVRVLDIDHDDALDFHYFVMEYVEGQTLKKYVEEKGPLSLSETLDVVGQVARALAYAHGHSPPIIHRDIKPSNIMIEDRSRRVVVMDFGIAKELDGKELTRPGVTVGTLKYCAPEQMRQERLDGAVDVYALGMVMYEAFTGRHLYAGLGERELVARVLIEKQENQPTFDRPVPPAFQALVTRAIAKSREARYPSMTAFLRDLETCQVDATPLPARGTGLTGRFRPRLVSSRGDVPRPTELKTEWRDDALTEPSSAPTPELVRQVDEVRQRTGLLRDATSSVRGRHRDRAERGWRRAERLLEEGRLAEAKTSFEEAATLFGALQSRMGADPSTSGELERGDATRGDAASAAPARQLRPDDATVVVPLEREPGTRPPSTASRPGSSPPHTAAPPYIAAPSQPATPPRTAAVASSATPGGAGALEPTVVAPHDPTVVTPLERTALVPGRSWRLPAAIGAGALLGAAVAIFLLSRDEEVASVPPQPTAPTAQAQPGPPSQPAAVAIAPAGASVPAPKDVAASPSTAGSDTVPAPKLAVVPPKPTAAPEVAPAGAPEAGDADARLAAVAQPQTLPPGGAAPAASIGDAAPSVEPDAQPAADEARGALPEDAAPQTDRPPIIRFTRNPTLDLDLSLPPDATATLDEVPVKRDRQGRLRASLTALPVGESRHNLRITDPSGAEQDVPIIVTYYPAWEMRRFPGVNGEAYAVAFSPDGNHVAAGTRSNAIKIWNAATGELERTFDGHRDWVNDVAFSPDGKTLVSGSKDRTLKIWDVETGAELRTLTGHKGWVNGVAFSPVGAEVASVSDDKTVRIWNVDTGEQLASLTGHDDWILAVAFSPDGKQVASGGRDKVVKVWNLETGELVRTLKGHTDWVNAVAFSPDGKLLASASDDRRIRIWDLDTGQTVRTLSGHGGWVVALAFSPDGTRLISSSKDQTVRLWDVATGKELRTFSGHRGMVGDVAFAPDGKSAVSGGRDRTLRLWWTASEPVASGTQKVEIGRDSG, from the coding sequence ATGGCGGCTCCGAAGCTCATCTCGCGACGGTACGAAGTCCTCGAGCTGCTCGGACAGGGCGGGATGGGCACCGTCTACAAGGTTCGCCACACGGCGCTGGGCAGCATCTCGGCGCTGAAGGTCCTGCCGCCGGAGCTGATGCAGGAGCCCGAGATGGTGACGCGCTTCTATCGCGAGGCGCGCATCATGGCGAACCTGAGCCACCCGAACATCGTCCGGGTGCTCGACATCGACCACGACGACGCCCTCGACTTCCACTACTTCGTGATGGAGTACGTCGAGGGCCAGACGCTCAAGAAGTACGTCGAGGAGAAGGGCCCGCTGTCGCTCTCCGAGACGCTCGACGTCGTCGGCCAGGTCGCGCGCGCGCTCGCCTACGCGCACGGACACTCGCCGCCGATCATCCACCGCGACATCAAGCCGTCGAACATCATGATCGAGGACCGCTCGCGGCGCGTCGTCGTGATGGACTTCGGCATCGCGAAGGAGCTCGACGGCAAGGAGCTCACGCGTCCGGGCGTGACGGTCGGAACGCTCAAGTACTGCGCGCCCGAGCAGATGCGTCAGGAGCGGCTCGACGGCGCGGTCGACGTCTACGCGCTCGGCATGGTGATGTACGAGGCGTTCACCGGACGTCACCTCTACGCCGGGCTCGGCGAGCGCGAGCTGGTCGCGCGCGTGCTCATCGAGAAGCAGGAGAACCAGCCGACGTTCGACAGGCCGGTGCCGCCCGCGTTCCAGGCGCTGGTGACGCGCGCGATCGCGAAGTCACGCGAGGCGCGCTACCCGTCGATGACCGCGTTCCTGCGCGACCTCGAGACCTGCCAGGTCGACGCGACGCCGCTGCCCGCGCGCGGCACGGGTTTGACGGGACGCTTCCGGCCACGCCTCGTGTCCTCGCGCGGCGACGTGCCGCGCCCGACCGAGCTCAAGACCGAGTGGCGCGACGACGCGCTGACGGAGCCGTCGTCCGCTCCGACGCCGGAGCTCGTGCGTCAAGTCGACGAGGTGCGCCAGCGCACCGGACTCTTGCGCGACGCGACGAGCTCGGTCCGCGGCCGTCATCGCGACCGCGCGGAGCGCGGCTGGCGGCGCGCCGAGCGCTTGCTCGAGGAAGGTCGCCTCGCCGAGGCGAAGACGAGCTTCGAGGAGGCGGCGACGCTGTTCGGCGCGTTGCAGAGCCGCATGGGCGCCGACCCGTCGACGAGCGGCGAGCTCGAGCGCGGCGACGCCACACGCGGCGACGCCGCGAGCGCCGCGCCCGCGCGCCAGCTCCGCCCGGACGACGCGACCGTCGTCGTGCCGCTCGAGCGCGAGCCCGGGACGCGGCCGCCGAGCACGGCGTCGCGGCCGGGCTCGTCGCCGCCGCACACCGCAGCGCCACCGTACATCGCAGCGCCGTCGCAGCCCGCGACGCCGCCGCGGACCGCAGCGGTCGCCAGCTCCGCCACGCCCGGCGGCGCGGGCGCGCTCGAGCCGACCGTCGTCGCGCCGCACGATCCGACCGTGGTGACGCCGCTCGAGCGCACGGCGCTCGTGCCGGGACGGTCGTGGAGGCTGCCGGCCGCGATCGGCGCCGGCGCGCTCCTCGGCGCGGCGGTGGCGATTTTCCTCTTGTCGCGCGACGAGGAGGTCGCGTCGGTGCCGCCGCAGCCCACGGCTCCGACCGCGCAGGCGCAGCCCGGACCGCCCTCGCAGCCCGCGGCGGTCGCCATAGCTCCTGCGGGTGCGAGCGTCCCCGCTCCGAAGGACGTCGCCGCGAGCCCGAGCACCGCCGGCAGCGACACGGTCCCGGCGCCGAAGCTCGCCGTCGTGCCGCCGAAGCCGACCGCGGCGCCGGAGGTCGCCCCCGCGGGCGCGCCCGAAGCCGGCGACGCCGACGCCCGGCTCGCCGCGGTCGCGCAGCCGCAGACGCTGCCACCCGGTGGAGCGGCGCCTGCCGCATCCATCGGCGACGCCGCGCCGTCCGTAGAACCGGACGCGCAGCCCGCGGCCGACGAGGCTCGCGGAGCGCTGCCCGAGGACGCCGCGCCACAGACGGACCGGCCGCCGATCATCCGCTTCACGCGCAACCCGACGCTCGACCTCGACCTCTCTCTGCCGCCGGACGCGACCGCGACGCTCGACGAGGTGCCCGTCAAGCGCGACCGCCAGGGTCGCCTGCGCGCGAGCTTGACGGCGCTGCCGGTCGGCGAGAGCCGGCACAACCTGCGCATCACCGACCCGTCGGGCGCCGAGCAGGACGTCCCGATCATCGTCACGTACTACCCGGCGTGGGAGATGCGCCGCTTCCCCGGCGTCAACGGCGAGGCGTACGCGGTCGCGTTCTCGCCCGACGGCAACCACGTCGCGGCCGGCACGCGCAGCAACGCGATCAAGATCTGGAACGCCGCGACCGGCGAGCTCGAGCGCACCTTCGACGGGCACCGCGACTGGGTGAACGACGTCGCGTTCTCGCCCGACGGCAAGACGCTCGTCTCGGGCAGCAAGGACCGCACGCTCAAGATCTGGGACGTCGAGACCGGCGCCGAGCTGCGCACGCTCACGGGACACAAGGGCTGGGTGAACGGGGTCGCGTTCTCGCCGGTCGGCGCCGAGGTCGCGTCCGTGAGCGACGACAAGACGGTCCGCATCTGGAACGTCGACACCGGCGAGCAGCTCGCGAGCCTCACCGGACACGACGACTGGATCCTCGCCGTCGCGTTCTCGCCGGACGGCAAGCAGGTCGCGTCGGGCGGCCGCGACAAGGTCGTCAAGGTGTGGAACCTCGAGACCGGCGAGCTCGTGCGCACGCTCAAGGGGCACACCGACTGGGTGAACGCGGTCGCCTTCTCGCCCGACGGCAAGCTGCTCGCGTCCGCGAGCGACGACCGCCGCATCCGCATCTGGGATCTCGACACCGGTCAGACGGTGCGCACGCTCTCGGGGCATGGCGGCTGGGTCGTCGCGCTCGCGTTCTCGCCGGACGGCACGCGTCTGATCTCGTCGAGCAAGGACCAGACGGTGCGCTTGTGGGACGTCGCAACCGGCAAGGAGCTGCGGACGTTCTCCGGGCACCGCGGCATGGTGGGGGACGTCGCGTTTGCGCCGGACGGCAAGAGCGCCGTCTCGGGCGGCCGCGATCGCACGCTGCGCCTCTGGTGGACCGCGAGCGAGCCCGTCGCGTCAGGAACGCAAAAGGTCGAAATCGGTCGCGATTCCGGATAA
- a CDS encoding cyclic nucleotide-binding domain-containing protein, whose product MVAAVRERPKPRFPEGLEGQWVSIEELAELELFKGGKRAFKVKLNTNLAPQPGKPEPGIKAAVRREYQPGEIICRAGDYGSTAFLLLEGRATAFVPERIEPRAVPGRTRRSIARLKDLFRRRTQALRSEEPDLLQIGEVSRYASLVVDTPPAAETYGPGDLFGIDTCINFYPREATVRADERCVVIEMLRSVLDTLRDAGGAAASIENRYRASAIRRQIRLSKLMRDLADDEVEALAATAELLDPDSDEVRNGVLYEEGEPADAIYLIRAGTIKLSQVRDGRERILAYLGRGSAFGFENILPSRRQTPLVLRCVSHPDLIAPLEIRGTMTLGRSASCEIALPRENAAVGRRHCRFEEHDGEVVLIDLDSANFTILNGERIQRATLKSGDRVTIVDYVFEVSREPLDATVVAAPVARFAAASGLDNFEVVKIKVDELKRLARRNDRFLATLTQVARSLEAAAYREGGGRREIVPHLVELDLYNSQNVLLIDLERCTRCDECVKACADAHGGVARFTRDGPRFGKYLVTIACRSCTDPKCMIGCPVGSIRRTDSLEIQIEDWCIGCERCANQCPFGNINMVERPAAARAEPANEGATAAPLQATVCDLCSGWDGPNCVYACPHDAAIRVNPAEFLSAADLR is encoded by the coding sequence ATGGTGGCGGCGGTCCGGGAGCGTCCGAAGCCTCGGTTCCCGGAGGGGCTCGAGGGGCAGTGGGTCTCGATCGAGGAGCTCGCCGAGCTCGAGCTGTTCAAGGGCGGCAAGCGGGCCTTCAAGGTCAAGCTCAATACCAATCTTGCGCCGCAGCCCGGAAAGCCCGAGCCGGGCATCAAGGCGGCGGTGCGCCGCGAGTACCAGCCGGGCGAGATCATCTGCCGCGCCGGCGACTACGGCTCGACCGCGTTCCTGCTGCTCGAGGGCCGCGCGACCGCGTTCGTCCCCGAGCGCATCGAGCCGCGCGCCGTGCCGGGGCGCACGCGGCGCTCGATCGCGCGCCTGAAGGACCTGTTCCGCCGGCGCACGCAAGCGCTGCGCAGCGAGGAGCCGGACCTGCTGCAGATCGGCGAGGTGAGCCGCTACGCGAGCCTCGTCGTCGACACGCCGCCGGCGGCCGAGACCTACGGGCCCGGCGATCTCTTCGGCATCGACACCTGCATCAACTTCTACCCGCGCGAGGCGACGGTGCGCGCCGACGAGCGCTGCGTGGTGATCGAGATGCTGCGCTCGGTGCTCGACACGCTGCGCGACGCCGGCGGCGCCGCGGCAAGCATCGAAAATCGCTATCGCGCGTCGGCGATCCGCAGGCAGATCCGCCTCTCGAAGCTGATGCGCGACCTGGCGGACGACGAGGTCGAGGCGCTCGCCGCGACCGCCGAGCTGCTCGATCCGGACTCGGACGAGGTGCGAAACGGCGTCCTCTACGAGGAGGGCGAGCCGGCGGACGCGATCTACTTGATCCGCGCCGGCACCATCAAGCTGTCGCAGGTCCGCGACGGCCGCGAGCGCATTCTGGCGTATCTCGGACGCGGCTCGGCGTTCGGCTTCGAGAACATCCTGCCGAGCCGGCGCCAGACGCCGCTCGTGCTGCGCTGCGTGTCGCACCCCGACCTGATCGCGCCGCTCGAGATCCGGGGAACGATGACGCTCGGGCGCAGCGCGTCCTGCGAGATCGCGCTGCCGCGGGAGAACGCCGCGGTCGGACGTCGGCACTGCCGCTTCGAGGAGCACGACGGCGAGGTCGTGCTGATCGACCTCGACAGCGCGAACTTCACGATCCTCAACGGCGAGCGCATCCAGCGCGCGACGCTCAAGTCCGGCGACCGCGTGACGATCGTCGACTACGTCTTCGAGGTGTCGCGCGAGCCGCTCGACGCGACCGTGGTGGCGGCGCCGGTCGCGCGCTTTGCGGCCGCGTCCGGGCTCGACAACTTCGAGGTCGTCAAGATCAAGGTCGACGAGCTGAAGCGTCTCGCGCGGCGCAACGACCGCTTCCTCGCGACCCTGACCCAGGTGGCGCGCTCGCTCGAGGCGGCGGCCTATCGCGAGGGCGGCGGGCGGCGCGAGATCGTGCCGCACCTCGTCGAGCTCGACCTCTACAACTCGCAGAACGTCCTGCTGATCGACCTCGAGCGCTGCACGCGGTGCGACGAGTGCGTCAAGGCGTGCGCCGACGCGCACGGCGGCGTCGCGCGCTTCACGCGCGACGGCCCGCGCTTCGGCAAGTATCTGGTGACGATCGCCTGCCGCTCGTGCACCGACCCGAAGTGCATGATCGGCTGCCCGGTCGGCTCGATCCGCCGCACCGACTCGCTCGAGATCCAGATCGAGGACTGGTGCATCGGCTGCGAGCGCTGCGCGAACCAGTGCCCGTTCGGCAACATCAACATGGTCGAGCGTCCCGCCGCCGCGCGCGCCGAGCCGGCGAACGAAGGAGCCACCGCCGCTCCGCTCCAGGCGACGGTCTGCGACCTGTGCTCGGGCTGGGACGGCCCGAACTGCGTCTACGCCTGTCCGCACGACGCGGCGATCCGCGTCAACCCCGCCGAGTTCCTGTCTGCGGCCGACCTCCGCTAG
- a CDS encoding vanadium-dependent haloperoxidase, translated as MRHAARIASAVLSLFTVLATGAASRASAPVETFREAWGPSFRAQSAKPDPARPETRKTAGVTRWVLDWNRIAIDASGIDHTPVAPGESRVFGEQLGPGRASRAIAIVHVAMFETLNAITPRYRSRYGLERPRGQLAKRAALAQAAHDTLVAMFPSQKPSFDAALAAELATVKNGVVKQHGVDLGALVAAVVLAARANDGAAHAEPVMGEGYVPGDWPGAWRQDPVSLVPIALGAHWGTVEPIVLPSGSFFRAPPPPALGSAEYAAAFDEVKRLGGDGVVTPTERTEDQTLTGIYWAYDGTPSLCAPPRLYNQITRLIADRKRTQGLELARLLALVNVAMSDAGIAIWESKFHYALWRPVHGIREADPGTGPTGEGDGNPATVGDPTFLPLGAPASNLAGPNFTPPFPAYPSGHAGFGGALFQTLRRFYRTDEIAFSFVSDELNGVTTDNEGNVRPRLPRSFATLSQAEDENGQSRIYLGIHWAFDKTEGIAQGRRVADFVFDNAWPRGR; from the coding sequence ATGAGACACGCAGCACGGATCGCCTCGGCGGTCCTTTCGCTCTTCACCGTCCTCGCGACCGGCGCCGCGTCGCGCGCGTCCGCGCCGGTCGAGACCTTCCGTGAAGCCTGGGGACCGAGCTTCCGCGCGCAGTCGGCGAAGCCCGATCCGGCGCGGCCCGAGACGCGCAAGACCGCCGGCGTCACGCGCTGGGTGCTCGACTGGAACCGGATCGCGATCGACGCGAGCGGCATCGACCACACGCCGGTCGCCCCGGGCGAGTCGCGCGTCTTCGGCGAGCAGCTCGGCCCGGGACGCGCGAGCCGCGCGATCGCGATCGTGCACGTCGCGATGTTCGAGACGCTGAACGCGATCACGCCGCGCTACCGCAGCCGGTACGGCCTCGAGCGTCCGCGCGGGCAGCTCGCGAAGCGGGCGGCGCTCGCGCAGGCGGCGCACGACACGCTGGTCGCGATGTTCCCGTCGCAGAAGCCGAGCTTCGACGCCGCGCTCGCGGCGGAGCTCGCGACCGTCAAGAACGGCGTCGTCAAGCAGCACGGTGTGGACCTCGGCGCGCTCGTCGCGGCGGTCGTCCTCGCCGCGCGGGCGAACGACGGCGCCGCGCACGCCGAGCCGGTGATGGGGGAGGGCTACGTTCCCGGCGACTGGCCGGGCGCGTGGCGTCAAGATCCGGTGAGCCTCGTGCCGATCGCTCTCGGCGCGCACTGGGGCACGGTCGAGCCGATCGTGCTGCCCTCGGGCAGCTTCTTCCGCGCGCCGCCGCCCCCGGCGCTGGGCAGCGCAGAGTATGCGGCCGCGTTCGACGAGGTGAAGCGCCTCGGCGGCGACGGCGTCGTCACGCCGACCGAGCGCACCGAGGACCAGACGCTCACCGGCATCTACTGGGCGTACGACGGAACGCCGAGCCTGTGCGCGCCGCCGCGCCTCTACAACCAGATCACGCGGCTGATCGCCGACCGCAAGCGCACGCAGGGGCTCGAGCTCGCGCGTCTGCTCGCGCTGGTCAACGTCGCGATGTCGGACGCCGGAATCGCGATCTGGGAATCGAAGTTCCACTACGCGCTCTGGCGTCCCGTGCACGGCATCCGCGAGGCCGACCCCGGCACCGGGCCGACGGGCGAGGGCGACGGCAACCCCGCGACGGTCGGCGATCCGACGTTCCTTCCGCTCGGCGCGCCCGCGAGCAACCTCGCGGGTCCAAACTTCACGCCGCCGTTCCCGGCGTATCCTTCGGGGCACGCGGGCTTCGGCGGTGCGCTCTTTCAGACGCTGCGCCGCTTCTACCGCACCGACGAGATCGCGTTCAGCTTCGTCTCCGACGAGCTGAACGGCGTCACCACCGACAACGAGGGCAACGTGCGTCCGCGCCTGCCGCGCAGCTTCGCGACGCTGTCGCAGGCCGAGGACGAGAACGGCCAGAGCCGCATCTACCTCGGCATCCACTGGGCCTTCGACAAGACCGAGGGCATCGCGCAGGGCCGCCGCGTCGCCGACTTCGTGTTCGACAACGCCTGGCCGCGCGGGCGCTGA
- a CDS encoding multiheme c-type cytochrome, which yields MPRPLFFVAIALVVVLPRLGAAQQGIDLSGAPAGFVGETRCGNPTCHGAGLPTTDAEKKNWRPWKSARTQWLNRNIDRHSRAYATLETEGGKAIARYMGIDATKSDKCLVCHAPAARLAPGSTHRKADGVSCEHCHGPAQEWLQAHVERDWNQKKSQYYGRGFYDNANFRLRAERCAACHTEIDHEIVAGGHPPLQFEMVAYAQIMKHWDDQEDQPPGSFSVDPTLWAVGQVVGLRRLLEVVESRAGESNYQSIGKFSHFEGKNCYQCHHKLVSDALRQAKGHWAMVDQILAVRDAQRRSSLASQWNELVAAARSSADGARAKAQAMKASIAGLDDRLLANRLTQAETKRLLKGILSSGERLRSIERFSWSRPPRSNVLSISNIGEPWWYTTGAPEQAVLAIGALCEPAFGAACRNITAERRRLVAAVDRFNYSPEQFVRSLNAINGALK from the coding sequence ATGCCCCGGCCCCTCTTCTTCGTGGCCATCGCGCTCGTCGTTGTACTCCCGCGGCTCGGTGCAGCGCAGCAGGGAATCGACCTTTCGGGCGCCCCGGCGGGCTTCGTCGGCGAGACCCGGTGCGGCAATCCGACCTGCCACGGGGCCGGGCTGCCGACCACGGACGCCGAGAAGAAGAATTGGCGCCCCTGGAAATCGGCGCGCACCCAGTGGCTGAACCGCAACATCGACCGCCACTCGCGCGCCTACGCGACCCTCGAGACCGAGGGCGGCAAGGCGATCGCCCGCTACATGGGCATCGACGCCACCAAGAGCGACAAGTGCCTCGTCTGCCACGCGCCCGCCGCGCGGCTCGCGCCCGGGAGCACGCACCGCAAGGCCGACGGCGTGAGCTGCGAGCACTGCCACGGACCGGCGCAGGAGTGGCTCCAAGCGCACGTCGAGCGCGACTGGAACCAGAAGAAGTCGCAGTACTATGGCCGCGGCTTCTACGACAACGCGAATTTTCGCTTGCGCGCCGAGCGCTGCGCCGCCTGCCACACCGAGATCGATCACGAGATCGTCGCCGGCGGACACCCGCCGCTGCAGTTCGAGATGGTCGCCTACGCGCAGATCATGAAGCATTGGGACGACCAGGAGGATCAGCCGCCGGGCTCGTTCAGCGTCGACCCGACGCTGTGGGCGGTCGGTCAGGTGGTCGGGCTCAGGCGTCTGCTCGAGGTGGTCGAGAGCCGCGCCGGCGAGTCGAACTACCAGTCGATCGGCAAGTTCTCCCACTTCGAAGGCAAGAACTGCTACCAGTGCCACCACAAGCTCGTGTCCGACGCGCTCCGTCAAGCAAAAGGACACTGGGCGATGGTCGATCAGATCCTCGCGGTGCGCGACGCGCAGCGCAGGAGCTCGCTCGCGAGCCAGTGGAACGAGCTCGTGGCCGCGGCGCGGTCGAGCGCCGACGGCGCGCGCGCCAAGGCGCAGGCGATGAAGGCGTCGATCGCGGGACTCGACGACCGCTTGCTCGCGAACCGTCTCACGCAGGCCGAGACCAAGCGGCTGCTCAAGGGCATCCTGTCGAGCGGCGAGCGGCTGCGCTCGATCGAGCGCTTCTCGTGGTCGCGGCCGCCGCGCTCGAACGTGCTGAGCATCAGCAACATCGGCGAGCCGTGGTGGTACACGACCGGCGCGCCCGAGCAGGCGGTGCTGGCGATCGGCGCGCTGTGCGAGCCGGCGTTCGGCGCGGCGTGCCGGAACATCACGGCGGAGCGGCGCCGCCTGGTCGCGGCCGTCGACCGCTTCAACTACTCGCCGGAGCAGTTCGTGCGCTCGCTGAACGCGATCAATGGCGCACTGAAGTAG
- a CDS encoding putative zinc-binding metallopeptidase, translating to MWRHHRRAAKAREPRWASYSDEELLDLRLCDLAPDLSIEGTWLEARIEQLYRELERCGIVFRPHFWLSDDWFTPEGVPGIAIPFYLAHPRLARLEEAQMLEVEGGTPEWCMRILRHETGHAIDNAFRLRRLRRRQQLFGRSTVPYPESYAPRPYSRNYVLHLENWYAQSHPDEDFAETFAVWMTPRSAWRRTYAGWPALKKLEYVDELMWELAGKTPPVANRRQVEPLRTLKRTLREHYAKKRERYGRSLPDFADQDLRRLFSDSPAFRDRPTAASFLRRVRKQVTRRVARTTGAYQYAVDQVLEDIISRCRALNLRLTAPEEQTMIDFAILLAVHTMSSLTRRSRVVM from the coding sequence GTGTGGCGCCACCATCGCCGCGCCGCCAAGGCGCGCGAGCCGCGCTGGGCGAGCTACTCGGACGAGGAGCTGCTCGACCTGCGGCTCTGCGACCTCGCTCCGGACCTGTCGATCGAGGGGACCTGGCTCGAGGCGCGCATCGAGCAGCTCTACCGCGAGCTCGAGCGCTGCGGCATCGTCTTCCGGCCGCACTTCTGGCTGTCCGACGACTGGTTCACGCCCGAGGGCGTGCCGGGCATCGCGATCCCGTTCTACCTCGCCCACCCGCGGCTCGCGCGCCTCGAGGAGGCGCAGATGCTCGAGGTCGAGGGCGGCACGCCGGAGTGGTGCATGCGGATCCTGCGCCACGAGACCGGGCACGCGATCGACAACGCCTTCCGGCTCAGGCGCCTGCGTCGCCGCCAGCAGCTCTTCGGCAGGTCGACCGTTCCGTATCCCGAGTCGTACGCGCCGCGGCCGTACAGTAGAAATTACGTCTTGCACCTCGAGAACTGGTACGCCCAGAGCCACCCCGACGAGGACTTCGCCGAAACCTTCGCCGTGTGGATGACGCCGCGCTCCGCGTGGCGTCGCACGTACGCCGGCTGGCCCGCGCTGAAGAAGCTCGAGTACGTCGACGAGCTGATGTGGGAGCTCGCCGGCAAGACGCCGCCGGTGGCCAACCGCAGGCAGGTCGAGCCGCTGCGAACGCTCAAGCGCACGCTGCGCGAGCACTACGCGAAGAAGCGCGAGCGCTACGGGCGCTCGCTGCCGGACTTCGCCGACCAGGACCTGCGGCGCTTGTTCTCCGACTCGCCCGCGTTCCGCGACCGTCCGACCGCGGCGAGCTTCCTGCGCCGCGTGCGCAAGCAAGTGACCCGCAGGGTTGCGCGCACGACCGGCGCATATCAGTACGCAGTCGACCAGGTTCTGGAAGACATCATCTCGCGCTGCCGCGCCCTGAACCTGCGACTCACCGCTCCCGAGGAACAGACCATGATCGACTTCGCGATCCTGCTCGCCGTACACACGATGAGCTCGCTCACGCGTCGTTCGCGGGTGGTGATGTGA